GGGTCATCTTGGCGGCGGCTATTACCTCCGCAGGAACTCCCAACCAGTCGGCGGTTATCTCGGAGGAAAGCTGAGGGTTGGCCATACACCACTCGCTGGATGTGGTCATCATGTCGATAAAGGCCTTTACCGCCTCGGGATGGGCCTCGACGAACTCGGTCCGTCCCGCTATGACGCAGCAGGGGAAGTTCTGCCATCTTCCCACAGGAGGAAGCTCCCTGAGCTGAAGCACTATGTGCCCCTGGGATTTTGACTCGACGATCTCCGGCGTCGGAGCTGGAGCGACGGCGAACTCTATCTGCTTTGCCGCCATGGCCGGTATTATGTTGGCCGTTCCCCTGAGATCCATCATGAGGATATCGGCGTCCTTCTTGGTAGCGTAGGCATCGCCGGTAAGCCTTAGGCCCGCGGAGTCCATAGCGGCCTCAAAAAGTATCTTAGGAGCGCTGGTTGGGGAGTGGTATCCAACGATAACAGGCTTCTCCGATGCCTTAACGTAAGCGAGAAAGTTCTCCCAGCCCACGACGTCTATATCGCTCCTTGATACCATAGCTATTCCATCCGCCTGAACCGGGGCCATAACCTTTATCGCTGTCCCTCTATCGATACCGGAGAGCATGGCAGGGAAGGAGCTGACGGTCAGGTCCAGGTGTTTCTGGGCGAAGAGGGTCGCGACCTCAGAGCCACCTTTGATGGAGTTGAGGACCATACGGGCCTTTTTCTCTCCGTTGACGTAAATATCTTATTTTTCCTTGTCTATGACCGGCTTCAACCACACGCCCAGATCCTTGGCCTCTTCCCCTCTGGCCATAGCGACCATGAAGGCCTGATGGTGGGTCACGTGAGAGTAGGCCATCTGGACAACCGGGACATCCGATGCCCAGAGAGACCCGGCCATTCCAAAAAGAACCGCCGCGATTAGAAACAACTTTTTCATATGGGATCACCCTCCAAAGATGAATAATGCCTGTGCATTATAGTATCCATTCTTTAAAGAGCCAAAGGTTATATCTATCACTGTTTTTTGTCCATATAGGTGGTATAGTTTTCTACTAATCACAGAACGAGAGGAGAACAACTCATGGAACTTTACCCCCAATGCGTGAGCTGCGTCATGGACAACGTCCTGAAAAGGGCCTCCAGAATGGGCCTCGACGAGAGGGACAGAATGACTTTGCTCAGGAGGATGTGGGAGGGCTTTGAGCCCGAGGTTCGGCAAGACTCCTGTGCCCCAATCCTGACCCAGATAGGATACGATATTTTGTCCGATATGACCGACGGGCTAGACCCGTTTAAGGAAGAAAAGGACCAGCTCAACCGGTCCATGATGGCCATGGAGGAGGACTTTTTCGACCTCTCCTCCTCGTGCAACGATCCCCTTGAGGCGGCTATGATACTTTCGGGAACAGCGAACCTGCTGGACCTCGGAGCGTACGACGAAATAGACCACGAAAAAATCTCTAAGGTGATGAAAGAGGAGGTAGAGAGCAGGCGACTTCCGAAAGAGCTTTACCGACGGTTTACGGAGACCATAGAACATCACAGAGAGATCGTCATTCTTGGGGACAACTGCGGAGAGATAGTCCTGGACAAGGTGGTAATCCGCCAGATGAGGCTCCGGTGGCCCGATATCTCCGTAACCTTCGGCGTCAGAGGAAAAGCCATACTGAACGATGCCACCGAGGAGGACGGTCTGGCGGTAGGCATGGCCGACCTGGCAAAGGTTGTATCCACCGGGGTGGGGACTCCTGGATTTCTCCGATCCCGATCGTCGGAGGGTTTCAGGTCCACCTTCGATCGCTCACCGCTAGTCCTGGCTAAAGGGGTAGGCAACTTCGAGGCGGCGGCCTTCGACGACCACAGGGTTTTTAACCTGTTCATGGTAAAGTGCCGTACCCTATCCCGTCTCCTTGTAAAGCCCGAGGGGAGCCTGATATTCTCCTCGGGTAAGAAGTCCCTTTATAACTAGAAAAGCCCCCAGGATCGATAACGGTCCTGGGGGCTTGGGATTAATCTCCTCTATCTCTATTAATTGTCCACAGCTGGCTCGATTGGGTTGGACGGATCCTTCTGCCAGTCGATGATGCTACCTTTGTAGTTCTTCACCGACTGGTAGCCCATCTTGACCATCTTTTGAGCTATTATGTTGCTTCTATGGCCGCTGTTACAGTAAACGATCACCGTAACGTCTTTGGTGAGTCCCATGGAATCGAGCTGTTCCTGGGTCATGGAATCAAACTCACCGTCGAAGACGTTGATCGCCCCAGGGATGTGCCCTCCCTTGATTCCCTTTTTGGGGGACTCGCCGTTGAAGTTCTCCGGAGACCTGACGTCAACCAGGAAGAATCCTGGCTTGCCAAGGTTCTCCTTGACGTAGGATTGATCCACGATCTCGACCGAGGCAGCGAAAGCGACAGAGGCACAGAGGACAATCATGATGGATAGAGCTAAAGACTTCAGATTTTTCACGAAAAACCACTCCTTGGCGTTATGTTTTTTATTACTTATAGTAGTATAAGTCTTGCATCCCTTTACGTCAAGAGTCGGTTTTAAACTCCCAACCTCTCCCTGAGAGCCTCCTGGAGGGTGCTGGAAAAGTTGATTTTATTCTCCATGGCCATCTCGTTGAGCCAGGCCGGTATTGTCACGTTCTTGTTTACGGATTTTTTTATCTCCTCTTTGCGAAGGATATCCATCCTCACATCGATTATAACGGCAACCTCGTCTCCTTCTGGCTCTAGCTTGTTGACCGGGGTGGGGCTTGGAATAGGGTCGTTGTCATCTTCCATGCAAAGCAAATGACCTCCTAAAGCATCTTTTGCGCTAGCGATAGCGTCGGCGTAGTCTGTCCCGAAGGTGTTACAGCCTGGAAGGTCAGGGAAGCGGACACAGACATACTCGCCGTCTTCGGATAGAAGAGCAGGATATACTCGAACGTCCTTTTTCATAGGAAATCGTCTCCTTTCTGAGGCGGGGCTACTTGAGCCCCGCCTGTTTCATGATGCTGTTTAATGTCTTGGGTGGAACGTCCTTTTGGGGATGCTTTACAGTTGCCTTCCCCGGCTTTGTCGGATGCTTGAAATGATGGTGGCTACCAACCGTCTTGATCCAGTACCAGCCATCATTTTCGAGGATCTTGATTATTTCGCTGGACTTCATCGCTTTCCCCCCTGACGTCATTATTATAATGCGCATTATTATGCGCGTCAAGTCTTTGGATTACAGGAGGTGACCGCCGTGGCAAAGAAGCTCACAGCGAAACAGGCTGCCTTCGTGGAGGAGTATCTCGTTGACCTCAACGC
This is a stretch of genomic DNA from Dethiosulfovibrio salsuginis. It encodes these proteins:
- a CDS encoding ABC transporter substrate-binding protein, with the protein product MVLNSIKGGSEVATLFAQKHLDLTVSSFPAMLSGIDRGTAIKVMAPVQADGIAMVSRSDIDVVGWENFLAYVKASEKPVIVGYHSPTSAPKILFEAAMDSAGLRLTGDAYATKKDADILMMDLRGTANIIPAMAAKQIEFAVAPAPTPEIVESKSQGHIVLQLRELPPVGRWQNFPCCVIAGRTEFVEAHPEAVKAFIDMMTTSSEWCMANPQLSSEITADWLGVPAEVIAAAKMTLSTKVTKDWLKNAALYPEMLNRLGQCTGALQDKSLDDVADLVFDFQFVEIEQQ
- a CDS encoding damage-control phosphatase ARMT1 family protein, which encodes MELYPQCVSCVMDNVLKRASRMGLDERDRMTLLRRMWEGFEPEVRQDSCAPILTQIGYDILSDMTDGLDPFKEEKDQLNRSMMAMEEDFFDLSSSCNDPLEAAMILSGTANLLDLGAYDEIDHEKISKVMKEEVESRRLPKELYRRFTETIEHHREIVILGDNCGEIVLDKVVIRQMRLRWPDISVTFGVRGKAILNDATEEDGLAVGMADLAKVVSTGVGTPGFLRSRSSEGFRSTFDRSPLVLAKGVGNFEAAAFDDHRVFNLFMVKCRTLSRLLVKPEGSLIFSSGKKSLYN
- a CDS encoding sulfurtransferase, with protein sequence MKNLKSLALSIMIVLCASVAFAASVEIVDQSYVKENLGKPGFFLVDVRSPENFNGESPKKGIKGGHIPGAINVFDGEFDSMTQEQLDSMGLTKDVTVIVYCNSGHRSNIIAQKMVKMGYQSVKNYKGSIIDWQKDPSNPIEPAVDN
- a CDS encoding type II toxin-antitoxin system HicB family antitoxin, yielding MKKDVRVYPALLSEDGEYVCVRFPDLPGCNTFGTDYADAIASAKDALGGHLLCMEDDNDPIPSPTPVNKLEPEGDEVAVIIDVRMDILRKEEIKKSVNKNVTIPAWLNEMAMENKINFSSTLQEALRERLGV
- a CDS encoding type II toxin-antitoxin system HicA family toxin; this encodes MKSSEIIKILENDGWYWIKTVGSHHHFKHPTKPGKATVKHPQKDVPPKTLNSIMKQAGLK